From a single Larus michahellis chromosome 18, bLarMic1.1, whole genome shotgun sequence genomic region:
- the ASB16 gene encoding ankyrin repeat and SOCS box protein 16: MAQETFAFSSSALRSLRLQQELLEQEDRRRALARESATRRFLSLSPRPPLTPHRRPEYCRDPAVHNALYTGDILRIKSIFKDETTTNMIMEMVSEELVWSPEQGLWVLSSRRQQTSALRIAASRGYSDCARHLLLQGAVVDAVVGGRAPLHDSVAAPRPDCARLLLAFGADPNLLNAEGSAPLHLCTAPESLLCAELLLAHGARVNLGTRDQQLTALHVAARQGLVAHVELYLHHGADPSCRTRQGETPLNAACAAAERPEEAERYYRVAERLLAAGANPGAAGRKDHTPLHNACGNGQPRLAQLLLRHGADATIPNCAGYTPMDCALHAVEEYRHQHPEETIALLLNHGAGPVHPKMLKFCCRHPPALEMVLNAYDRIPPPESWVGSVPPELWEEHQEFYASAQCMAGTPRRLQHLARCAVRRHLGARCHLAVPKLALPAPLRHYLQLPLTGVIS; the protein is encoded by the exons ATGGCCCAGGAAACCTTCGCCTTCAGCTCCTCCGCGCTGCGCTCGTTGCGgctccagcaggagctgctggagcaggaggatcGCCGTCGAGCCCTGGCTCGAGAATCGGCCACGCGGCGGTTCTTGTCATTGAGCCCCcggcctcccctcaccccccaccgGCGGCCCGAGTACTGCCGGGACCCCGCTGTCCACAACGCCCTGTACACTGGGGACATCCTGCGCATCAAGAGCATCTTTAAGGATGAGACCACCACGAATATGATCATGGAGATGGTCAGCGAGGAGCTTGTGTGGTCGCCCGAGCAGG ggctgtgggtgctgagCTCCCGCCGGCAGCAGACCTCGGCCCTTCGCATCGCTGCCAGCCGGGGTTACAGCGACTGTGCCCGgcacctgctgctgcagggggcgGTGGTGGACGCAGTGGTGGGGGGCCGAGCCCCCCTGCACGACAGCgtggctgccccccgccccgactGTGCCCGCCTGCTGCTGGCCTTTGGGGCAGACCCCAACCTACTGAACGCCGAGGGCTCGGCCCCCCTGCACCTCTGCACTGCGCCGGAAAGCCTTCT GTgcgcagagctgctgctggctcaTGGGGCACGGGTGAACCTGGGGACACGTGACCAGCAGCTGACGGCCCTGCACGTGGCGGCGcggcaggggctggtggcccaTGTGGAGCTGTACCTCCACCATGGTGCCGACCCCTCCTGCCGCACCCGCCAAGGCGAGACCCCCCTCAATGCTGCCTGCGCTGCAGCTGAGCGCCCTGAGGAGGCCGAGCGCTACTACCGAGTGGCCGAACGGCTGTTGGCTGCCGGCGCCAACCCCGGGGCTGCTGGCCGCAAGGACCACACGCCGTTGCACAATGCCTGCGGCAATGGGCAACCCCGGctggcacagctgctgctgcgtCATGGGGCCGATGCCACCATCCCCAACTGTGCTGGGTACACCCCCATGGACTGTGCCCTCCACGCTGTCGAGGAGTATCGGCACCAGCACCCCGAGGAAACCATCGCCCTCCTCCTCAACCATGGCGCCGGCCCCGTCCACCCCAAG ATGCTCAAGTTCTGCTGCCGGCACCCACCAGCACTGGAGATGGTGCTCAACGCCTACGACCGCATCCCACCCCCCGAGAGCTGGGTGGGATCTGTGCCCCCGGAGCTGTGGGAG gagcacCAAGAGTTCTATGCCTCAGCGCAGTGCATGGCGGGCACACCGCGGCGCCTGCAGCACCTGGCACGCTGTGCTGTCCGGCGGCACCTGGGCGCCCGCTGTCACCTTGCTGTCCCCAAgctggccctgccagcccccctgcGCCACTACCTCCAGCTGCCCCTCACTGGGGTCATCTCCTGA
- the HROB gene encoding homologous recombination OB-fold protein isoform X1, which produces MACRLQKLFGADGDLADEDFLSAVEDAENQFMVPAPIHGQPPAPGQQPLHPLGPQLGHRSGNPPSLRPITGQGEQPMGCQGTPAGGTAPQDELDNDLFLAACMELEGPKLPAGTSAAWPAPGQWKKPPQAHTGQESPQEWAAPKKLRVGEELVSPSSGGVEGRQDPLPTLQAAPKLVLRPSTASACPPGPPTPLGKPGGLCGFVPTPGGPALRPFQASPYQPGVSGSSVGLQVPRTPMAQAPRQSCPPPQRPPTNPSALMSCVEPVPRQPPQPAPASLQTPVVTNHLVQLVTAASKAPGATPRLPPQGKTRRFPGPAGILPQQHTGKLLEEILVSAPQTPAHGAVAKPRTEGLPSSSPPTEEDFGKGPWLAMKMELGLDERDPSCFLRTYSVVMVLRKAALKQLPKNKVPSMAVMIKTLTRTNVDAGAVFRDPTGEMQGTVHRLLLEERQSELKPGSVLLLKQVGVFSPSHRNHYLNVTPNNLLKIYPLEPEGSFSQPLSAQQEVPAQAELLRDHPAQPLRGVPAPQDWGQLRTGSHSAEQSPGGFFLHPQSPRPRREEPVGADGCDMDDLDGLLGELPEDFFSAPAQADCC; this is translated from the exons gaTTTCCTCTCTGCCGTGGAGGACGCAGAAAACCAGTTCATGGTCCCTGCTCCAATTCatgggcagcccccggcccccggccaGCAGCCTCTCCACCCCCTGGGACCCCAGCTGGGTCACCGTTCTGGTAATCCCCCCAGCCTGCGGCCCATCactgggcagggggagcagcccatgggctgccagGGAACCCCGGCCGGAGGGACAGCCCCTCAGGATGAGCTGGACAATGACCTCTTCCTGGCTGCCTGCATGGAGCTGGAGGGTCCCAAGCTGCCGGCGGGGACCAGTGCTGCCTGGCCAGCCCCCGGGCAGTGGAAGAAGCCCCCCCAGGCACACACGGGGCAGGAGAGCCCTCAGGAATGGGCAGCCCCCAAGAAGCTGCGGGTGGGAGAGGAGCTGGTCTCTCCCAGCTCCGGAGGGGTGGAGGGCAGGCAGGACCCCCTGCCCACCCTACAGGCAGCTCCCAAGCTGGTGCTGCGGCCCAGCACAGCCAGTGCCTGCCCCCCTGGGCCCCCCACCCCTCTGGGAAAGCCGGGTGGCTTGTGTGGCTTTGTCCCCACTCCCGGGGGTCCAGCCCTGAGGCCTTTCCAAGCATCCCCATACCAGCCAGGAGTGAGTGGCtcctccgtggggctgcaggtgcCCCGGACCCCCATGGCACAGGCTCcccggcagagctgccccccaccccagcggCCCCCCACCAACCCATCAGCCTTGATGAGCTGCGTGGAGCCCGTGCCGAGGCAGCCGCCGCAGCCAGCTCCGGCCAGCCTGCAGACCCCAGTGGTCACCAACCACCTGGTGCAGCTGGTGACGGCAGCCAGCAAAGCGCCCGGGGCCACCCCTCGACTCCCACCACAGGGGAAGACTCGCCGGTTCCCAGGGCCTGCCGGGATCCTGCCCCAGCAG CACACTGGGAAGCTCCTGGAGGAGATCCTGGTTTCTGCTCCCCAAACTCCAGCTCATGGGGCTGTGGCAAAGCCACGAACAGAG GGACTGCCCAGCTCCTCACCGCCCACGGAAGAGGATTTCGGGAAGGGCCCCTGGCTTGCCATGAagatggagctggggctggatgAGAGAGACCCAAGCTGCTTTCTCAGGACCTACAGCGTGGTCATGGTGCTGCGGAAG GCAGCCTTGAAGCAGCTCCCCAAGAACAAGGTCCCCAGCATGGCAGTAATGATCAAGACCCTGACCAGGACCAACGTTGACGCTGGTGCTGTGTTCAGGGACCCGACCG GAGAGATGCAGGGCACGGTGCATCGCCTGCtgctggaagagagacagagcGAGCTCAAACCCGGCTCGGTGCTGCTCCTGAAGCAG GTGGGcgtcttctccccatcccaccgcaACCACTACCTCAACGTCACTCCCAATAACCTGCTCAAGATCTACCCACTGGAGCCCGAGGGCAGCTTTTCGCAGCCCTTGTCAGCACagcaggag GTTCCTGCCCAGGCTGAGCTACTCCGAGACCACCCTGCACAGCCCCTCCGGGGTGTCCCTGCACCTCAGGACTGGGGACAGTTGAGGACGGGCAGCCACAGCGCAGAACAGTCTCCTGGGGGCTTCTTCCTGCACCCGCAGAGCCCCAGGCCCAGGCGAGAAGAGCCGGTGGGAGCTGACGGCTGCGACATGG ATGACCTGGACGGGCTCCTGGGGGAGCTGCCTGAGGACTTCTTCTCTGCTCCAGCCCAAGCTGACTGCTGCTGA
- the HROB gene encoding homologous recombination OB-fold protein isoform X2, with amino-acid sequence MACRLQKLFGADGDLADEDFLSAVEDAENQFMVPAPIHGQPPAPGQQPLHPLGPQLGHRSGNPPSLRPITGQGEQPMGCQGTPAGGTAPQDELDNDLFLAACMELEGPKLPAGTSAAWPAPGQWKKPPQAHTGQESPQEWAAPKKLRVGEELVSPSSGGVEGRQDPLPTLQAAPKLVLRPSTASACPPGPPTPLGKPGGLCGFVPTPGGPALRPFQASPYQPGVSGSSVGLQVPRTPMAQAPRQSCPPPQRPPTNPSALMSCVEPVPRQPPQPAPASLQTPVVTNHLVQLVTAASKAPGATPRLPPQGKTRRFPGPAGILPQQHTGKLLEEILVSAPQTPAHGAVAKPRTEGLPSSSPPTEEDFGKGPWLAMKMELGLDERDPSCFLRTYSVVMVLRKAALKQLPKNKVPSMAVMIKTLTRTNVDAGAVFRDPTGEMQGTVHRLLLEERQSELKPGSVLLLKQVPAQAELLRDHPAQPLRGVPAPQDWGQLRTGSHSAEQSPGGFFLHPQSPRPRREEPVGADGCDMDDLDGLLGELPEDFFSAPAQADCC; translated from the exons gaTTTCCTCTCTGCCGTGGAGGACGCAGAAAACCAGTTCATGGTCCCTGCTCCAATTCatgggcagcccccggcccccggccaGCAGCCTCTCCACCCCCTGGGACCCCAGCTGGGTCACCGTTCTGGTAATCCCCCCAGCCTGCGGCCCATCactgggcagggggagcagcccatgggctgccagGGAACCCCGGCCGGAGGGACAGCCCCTCAGGATGAGCTGGACAATGACCTCTTCCTGGCTGCCTGCATGGAGCTGGAGGGTCCCAAGCTGCCGGCGGGGACCAGTGCTGCCTGGCCAGCCCCCGGGCAGTGGAAGAAGCCCCCCCAGGCACACACGGGGCAGGAGAGCCCTCAGGAATGGGCAGCCCCCAAGAAGCTGCGGGTGGGAGAGGAGCTGGTCTCTCCCAGCTCCGGAGGGGTGGAGGGCAGGCAGGACCCCCTGCCCACCCTACAGGCAGCTCCCAAGCTGGTGCTGCGGCCCAGCACAGCCAGTGCCTGCCCCCCTGGGCCCCCCACCCCTCTGGGAAAGCCGGGTGGCTTGTGTGGCTTTGTCCCCACTCCCGGGGGTCCAGCCCTGAGGCCTTTCCAAGCATCCCCATACCAGCCAGGAGTGAGTGGCtcctccgtggggctgcaggtgcCCCGGACCCCCATGGCACAGGCTCcccggcagagctgccccccaccccagcggCCCCCCACCAACCCATCAGCCTTGATGAGCTGCGTGGAGCCCGTGCCGAGGCAGCCGCCGCAGCCAGCTCCGGCCAGCCTGCAGACCCCAGTGGTCACCAACCACCTGGTGCAGCTGGTGACGGCAGCCAGCAAAGCGCCCGGGGCCACCCCTCGACTCCCACCACAGGGGAAGACTCGCCGGTTCCCAGGGCCTGCCGGGATCCTGCCCCAGCAG CACACTGGGAAGCTCCTGGAGGAGATCCTGGTTTCTGCTCCCCAAACTCCAGCTCATGGGGCTGTGGCAAAGCCACGAACAGAG GGACTGCCCAGCTCCTCACCGCCCACGGAAGAGGATTTCGGGAAGGGCCCCTGGCTTGCCATGAagatggagctggggctggatgAGAGAGACCCAAGCTGCTTTCTCAGGACCTACAGCGTGGTCATGGTGCTGCGGAAG GCAGCCTTGAAGCAGCTCCCCAAGAACAAGGTCCCCAGCATGGCAGTAATGATCAAGACCCTGACCAGGACCAACGTTGACGCTGGTGCTGTGTTCAGGGACCCGACCG GAGAGATGCAGGGCACGGTGCATCGCCTGCtgctggaagagagacagagcGAGCTCAAACCCGGCTCGGTGCTGCTCCTGAAGCAG GTTCCTGCCCAGGCTGAGCTACTCCGAGACCACCCTGCACAGCCCCTCCGGGGTGTCCCTGCACCTCAGGACTGGGGACAGTTGAGGACGGGCAGCCACAGCGCAGAACAGTCTCCTGGGGGCTTCTTCCTGCACCCGCAGAGCCCCAGGCCCAGGCGAGAAGAGCCGGTGGGAGCTGACGGCTGCGACATGG ATGACCTGGACGGGCTCCTGGGGGAGCTGCCTGAGGACTTCTTCTCTGCTCCAGCCCAAGCTGACTGCTGCTGA